Proteins co-encoded in one Ruegeria pomeroyi DSS-3 genomic window:
- a CDS encoding DUF1801 domain-containing protein has product MTEICDPKLAEAFAAFPAGPRAGLLKLRALILRSAAELPQAQPLQETLKWGQPAYLAPRGSTLRLGCPRQGGFALYVHCQSRLIPDYLEQFEGLDRIEGTRAILFRSADEIDPIRHGWLIRRALTYRVRR; this is encoded by the coding sequence ATGACCGAGATTTGCGATCCAAAACTGGCCGAGGCGTTTGCGGCCTTTCCGGCCGGGCCGCGCGCGGGGCTGCTCAAGCTGCGCGCGCTGATCCTGCGCAGCGCCGCGGAATTACCCCAGGCGCAGCCCTTGCAGGAGACGTTGAAATGGGGCCAGCCCGCCTATCTGGCGCCGCGCGGGTCGACCCTGCGATTGGGATGCCCGCGTCAGGGCGGCTTTGCGCTTTATGTGCATTGTCAGAGCCGCCTGATCCCCGACTATCTGGAACAGTTCGAAGGCCTTGACCGGATCGAGGGGACCCGCGCCATCCTGTTTCGCAGCGCCGACGAGATCGACCCGATCCGGCATGGCTGGCTGATCCGGCGCGCGCTGACCTATCGGGTGCGGCGCTGA
- a CDS encoding Hsp20 family protein, protein MRSFDFAPLHRASIGFDQIADLMDRVMSSDVGQPSYPPYNIEKTAADAYRISIAVAGFAETDLSVEVKENALVISARKAADEAERTFLHRGIATRAFERRFTLADHVRVTGASHENGMLHIDLKREIPEALKPRRIEIASVKSADTPERIEAKAVN, encoded by the coding sequence ATGCGCAGTTTCGATTTCGCCCCGCTGCACCGCGCCAGCATCGGTTTCGACCAGATCGCCGATCTGATGGACAGGGTCATGTCCAGCGATGTGGGGCAACCCAGCTATCCGCCCTATAACATCGAGAAAACCGCGGCCGATGCCTATCGCATCTCGATCGCCGTCGCCGGCTTTGCCGAGACCGACCTGTCGGTCGAGGTCAAGGAAAACGCCCTGGTGATCTCGGCCCGTAAGGCCGCCGACGAGGCCGAGCGGACCTTTCTGCATCGGGGCATCGCCACCCGCGCGTTCGAACGCCGCTTCACGCTGGCAGATCACGTGCGCGTCACTGGCGCCAGCCACGAAAACGGAATGCTGCATATCGACCTGAAGCGCGAGATTCCCGAGGCGCTGAAACCGCGCCGGATCGAGATCGCTTCGGTCAAATCCGCCGACACGCCCGAACGGATCGAGGCGAAGGCGGTCAACTAA